One window of Azospirillum sp. TSA2s genomic DNA carries:
- a CDS encoding glycosyltransferase family 4 protein, translated as MERNARTHVVVSGRLPPPVDGMSRVTALVLERLQDRMRGRGRVEVADLSPGWNGGGVAYHLRKMTRVFGAMGRLAAGLRKPDRRFYMPVDSGWGTLYTAALAGTARLFGYEQVLHHHSFATISKPTWRMRLLTRVAGAGCTHVLLCPAMQMRFQSVYPAARTCMTMSNAIFSTPGAAPRPRRDGPLRIGHLSNLCGEKGLDTLFALLRALQLEGVDAKLVLAGPGLKPRDNAMVAAGLMAFDGAVEYHGPVHGEAKEAFYRDIDVFVFPTQYRNEAQPLVLFEAMAAGVPVLAYERGCIGSDIPADGLVPQNTDFVKAALPILAAWADDREALAAASAQTLTRARVAYETSRTGLDLLLDRIAGPHPTAAAAAVPAKRRVAG; from the coding sequence ATGGAACGGAACGCGCGCACCCATGTGGTCGTCTCCGGGCGCCTGCCGCCTCCGGTGGACGGGATGAGCCGGGTGACGGCCCTGGTGCTGGAGCGTCTGCAGGACCGCATGCGGGGGCGCGGCCGCGTGGAGGTCGCCGACCTGTCGCCCGGTTGGAACGGCGGCGGTGTCGCCTACCATCTGCGCAAGATGACGCGGGTGTTCGGCGCCATGGGCCGGCTCGCCGCCGGGCTGCGCAAGCCGGACCGCCGCTTCTACATGCCGGTGGATTCCGGCTGGGGCACGCTCTACACCGCCGCGCTCGCCGGGACCGCGCGGCTGTTCGGCTACGAGCAGGTGCTGCACCATCACTCCTTCGCCACCATCAGCAAACCGACCTGGCGGATGCGGCTGCTGACCCGGGTGGCCGGCGCCGGCTGCACCCATGTGCTGCTGTGCCCGGCGATGCAGATGCGCTTCCAGTCGGTCTATCCGGCAGCGCGCACCTGCATGACCATGTCGAACGCCATCTTCTCCACGCCCGGCGCGGCCCCGCGTCCGCGGCGCGACGGCCCCCTGCGGATCGGCCACCTGTCGAACCTGTGCGGCGAGAAGGGGCTGGACACGCTGTTCGCCCTGCTGCGCGCCCTGCAGCTGGAGGGGGTGGACGCCAAGCTGGTGCTGGCCGGACCGGGGCTGAAGCCGAGGGACAATGCGATGGTGGCCGCCGGGCTGATGGCCTTCGACGGGGCGGTCGAGTATCACGGCCCGGTCCATGGCGAGGCCAAGGAGGCCTTCTACCGCGACATCGACGTCTTCGTCTTTCCCACCCAGTACCGCAACGAAGCGCAGCCGCTGGTCCTGTTCGAGGCGATGGCCGCCGGCGTGCCGGTGCTGGCCTATGAGCGCGGCTGCATCGGCTCCGACATTCCGGCCGACGGGCTGGTGCCCCAGAACACCGACTTCGTGAAGGCGGCGCTGCCGATCCTCGCGGCCTGGGCCGACGACCGCGAGGCGCTCGCCGCCGCCTCGGCGCAGACGCTGACCCGCGCGCGGGTGGCCTACGAGACTAGCCGCACCGGCCTGGACCTGCTGCTCGACCGCATCGCCGGCCCGCATCCGACAGCCGCCGCCGCGGCCGTGCCGGCCAAGCGCCGCGTGGCGGGGTAG
- a CDS encoding GDP-L-fucose synthase has translation MDRNSRIFVAGHRGLVGSAVLRRLTEAGHTDLVIRDRSQLDLTDQAAVRAFFDREGIEHVILAAAKVGGILANDRFGGDFIRDNLLIQNNVIDAAWRAGVKKLLFLGSSCLYPKHAEQPIKEEALLSGPMEPSNKPYAVAKIAGITMCQAYRRQYGFNAICAMPSNLYGPGDHFDPETSHALPGMIRRFHDAKLAGDPSVTLWGTGKPRREFLYVDDMADACLHLMDHYDSEEIINVGPGDDIAIADLAAMIRDTVGYTGTLTHDLSKPDGHPRKLMDVSRLFATGWCPKVSLEEGLRRTYDWFLENAAPERLQTSKQAAE, from the coding sequence ATGGACCGCAACAGCCGTATCTTCGTCGCCGGCCACCGGGGACTCGTCGGATCCGCCGTTCTGCGGCGGCTGACCGAGGCCGGGCACACCGACCTCGTGATCCGCGACCGGTCGCAGCTCGACCTGACCGATCAGGCGGCGGTGCGCGCCTTCTTCGACCGCGAGGGGATCGAGCATGTGATCCTGGCCGCGGCGAAGGTGGGCGGCATCCTCGCCAACGACCGCTTCGGCGGTGACTTCATCCGCGACAACCTGCTGATCCAGAACAACGTCATCGACGCCGCCTGGCGCGCCGGCGTGAAAAAGCTGCTGTTCCTCGGTTCCTCCTGCCTCTACCCGAAGCATGCGGAACAGCCGATCAAGGAGGAGGCGCTGCTGTCCGGCCCGATGGAACCGAGCAACAAGCCCTACGCCGTCGCCAAGATCGCCGGCATCACCATGTGCCAGGCCTACCGGCGCCAGTACGGCTTCAACGCCATCTGCGCCATGCCGTCCAACCTGTACGGTCCCGGCGACCATTTCGATCCGGAGACCTCACACGCGCTGCCGGGAATGATCCGCCGCTTCCACGACGCCAAGCTGGCGGGCGATCCGTCCGTCACCCTGTGGGGCACCGGCAAGCCGCGGCGCGAGTTCCTCTATGTCGACGACATGGCGGACGCCTGCCTGCATCTGATGGATCATTACGACAGCGAGGAGATCATCAATGTCGGCCCCGGCGACGACATCGCCATCGCCGACCTCGCCGCCATGATCCGTGACACCGTCGGCTACACCGGCACCCTGACCCACGATCTGAGCAAGCCCGACGGCCATCCGCGCAAGCTGATGGACGTGTCGCGCCTGTTCGCCACCGGCTGGTGCCCGAAGGTGTCGCTGGAGGAGGGGCTGCGCCGCACCTACGACTGGTTCCTGGAGAACGCGGCCCCCGAACGCCTCCAGACCTCCAAGCAGGCAGCGGAGTAA
- a CDS encoding polysaccharide biosynthesis tyrosine autokinase: protein MATQELQEQPRRNTPESRRGSGSASPGISYDLSASAASAVRRTTGLLRRHKLLIGTVIVLGTGLAALVAFRMTPLYTAETLIMVEHRKNTVLNFEGVVSDMTPDISALQSEVAILKSPAFAEKVVAKLKLMNDPEFNSALRPPPPGWLAALNPRNWIPDSWKSGGTVPLSPEEVERNQMTSVVNAVLDNTSVRPQGRSYVIAVSFDSEDPRKASLITNTMADLYLVDQLDEKFKASKRATQWLEERLADLRKEAQTTGDAVEKYRTEHGLTTSSNNESTVVGQQLSQLNTDYILARTKRQEAETKLRDVTAMANSPRGASAVGDVLGSPLIQALREREVDLQRQIADATNRYGAKHPMLQALQSQLRDLQGQIKADVGKIVANLSNEVELAKGREQGLKASLDQAEAKQNQQQQATVGLRTLERDASTAQAMYESLLTRSQQIAAQTDMRQPDARVVSEASIPLDPSQPNRKLILLLALVASGTLGVLLAMLRERSDGGFRSPHQFELATGVRSLGIVPRIPRFGGSPAAYVVDKPISAFAESMQNLRTSLLLANPDGRHRVILFSSSVPGEGKSSVAAAFARTCANAGQRTILVDCDLRRKSLHEMLGLSNNRGLSEVLAGTAALEEAIQVDPRTGLHVIVAGHGPSLPQDALGSSAMHQLLSRLSVNYDRIVLDSPPVLAVSEGKLLAALADQTVFIVRWGMTKRGTAMAGLKEVIEAGGEVVGVLFSQVDTRRHAQYEFPDSGRYHGYRRYYAN, encoded by the coding sequence TTGGCCACCCAGGAACTTCAGGAACAACCCCGACGCAATACCCCTGAGTCTCGGCGGGGCTCCGGTTCCGCCTCCCCCGGCATCTCCTATGATCTGTCGGCCAGCGCCGCCAGTGCAGTGCGCCGGACAACCGGCCTGCTGCGCCGGCACAAGCTGCTGATCGGCACGGTGATCGTGCTCGGCACCGGGCTGGCGGCCCTGGTCGCCTTCCGGATGACGCCGCTCTACACCGCCGAAACCCTCATCATGGTCGAGCACCGCAAGAACACCGTCCTGAATTTCGAGGGCGTGGTGTCCGACATGACCCCCGACATCAGCGCGCTGCAGAGCGAGGTCGCGATCCTGAAGTCGCCGGCCTTCGCCGAAAAAGTGGTGGCGAAGCTGAAGCTGATGAACGATCCGGAGTTCAATTCGGCGCTGCGTCCGCCGCCGCCGGGATGGCTCGCCGCGCTGAATCCGCGCAACTGGATCCCCGACAGCTGGAAGAGCGGCGGCACCGTGCCGCTGTCGCCGGAGGAGGTCGAGCGCAACCAGATGACCTCGGTCGTCAATGCGGTGCTCGACAACACCTCGGTCCGGCCGCAGGGGCGTTCCTATGTCATCGCCGTCAGCTTCGACAGCGAGGACCCGCGCAAGGCGTCGCTGATCACCAACACCATGGCCGACCTCTATCTGGTCGACCAGCTGGATGAGAAGTTCAAGGCGTCCAAGCGCGCCACGCAGTGGCTGGAGGAACGGCTGGCCGACCTGCGCAAGGAGGCGCAGACGACCGGCGACGCGGTGGAGAAGTACCGCACCGAGCATGGCCTGACCACCTCGTCCAACAACGAGAGCACGGTTGTCGGCCAGCAGCTGAGCCAGCTCAACACCGACTATATCCTGGCCCGCACCAAGCGGCAGGAGGCGGAAACCAAGCTGCGTGACGTCACCGCGATGGCGAATTCGCCGCGCGGCGCCTCGGCGGTCGGCGACGTGCTGGGCTCCCCGCTGATCCAGGCATTGCGTGAGCGCGAGGTCGACCTGCAGCGCCAGATCGCCGACGCCACCAACCGCTACGGCGCCAAGCACCCGATGCTGCAGGCCCTGCAGAGCCAGCTGCGCGACCTGCAAGGCCAGATCAAGGCCGACGTCGGCAAGATCGTCGCCAACCTCAGCAACGAGGTCGAACTGGCGAAGGGCCGCGAGCAGGGGCTGAAGGCCAGCCTGGACCAGGCCGAGGCCAAGCAGAACCAGCAGCAGCAGGCGACCGTCGGGCTGCGCACGCTGGAACGCGACGCCAGCACCGCCCAGGCGATGTACGAATCCCTGCTGACCCGCTCGCAGCAGATCGCGGCGCAGACCGACATGCGCCAGCCCGACGCCCGCGTGGTGTCGGAGGCGTCGATCCCGCTCGACCCGTCGCAGCCCAACCGCAAGCTGATCCTGCTGCTGGCGCTGGTGGCGTCGGGCACGCTGGGCGTGCTGCTGGCCATGCTGCGTGAACGCTCCGATGGCGGTTTCCGCAGCCCGCACCAGTTCGAACTGGCGACCGGCGTGCGCAGCCTGGGCATCGTGCCGCGCATCCCGCGCTTCGGCGGCTCGCCGGCCGCCTATGTGGTCGACAAGCCGATCTCCGCCTTCGCGGAATCGATGCAGAACCTGCGCACCTCGCTCCTGCTCGCCAATCCGGACGGGCGGCACCGGGTGATCCTGTTCAGCTCGTCGGTTCCTGGCGAGGGCAAAAGCTCCGTCGCCGCGGCCTTCGCCCGCACCTGCGCCAACGCCGGCCAGCGGACGATCCTGGTCGACTGCGACCTGCGGCGGAAGAGCCTGCACGAGATGCTGGGCCTGTCCAACAACCGTGGCCTGTCGGAGGTTCTGGCCGGCACCGCGGCGCTGGAGGAAGCGATCCAGGTCGATCCGCGCACCGGGCTGCACGTCATCGTCGCCGGCCATGGTCCGTCGCTGCCGCAGGATGCCCTGGGGTCGTCGGCCATGCACCAGCTGCTGTCGCGCCTGTCGGTCAACTATGACCGCATCGTGCTGGATTCGCCGCCGGTGCTGGCGGTGTCGGAAGGCAAGCTGCTGGCGGCGCTCGCCGACCAGACCGTCTTCATCGTCCGCTGGGGCATGACCAAGCGGGGCACCGCGATGGCCGGCCTGAAGGAGGTGATCGAGGCCGGCGGCGAGGTGGTGGGCGTCCTGTTCAGTCAGGTCGATACCCGCCGCCATGCCCAGTACGAGTTCCCGGACAGCGGCCGTTATCACGGCTACCGCCGCTACTACGCGAACTGA
- a CDS encoding nucleotide sugar dehydrogenase yields the protein MLPKTFSDRNVCVLGLGYVGLTLAVAMADAGFQVHGVEVRQDVLDKLGQGNPHFHEPGLTEKLRHVISRGRFTFSRNQDDCSQASVFIITVGTPLSKDGRVRTDMIEAATRQVASCLHDGDLVILRSTVKLGTTRNIVAPILRATGKQFDIAFCPERTLEGQALLELNQLPQIVGAESMDVATRAAQIFGFLTPTTVKVSTLETAELIKLVDNTYRDVTFAFSNEIAKLCNAMEISAVEVARAGKLGYPRTNLPLPGPVGGPCLEKDPHILIEAAREVGVDMAITAAGRLVNESQPIEVADFLGKLANSMQGFPQAPTISLMGLAFKGRPATDDLRGTMAKPVLEELRQRFPTARLRGFDAVVRPDDIRSFGLEPAANMAEAVSGANLAVILNNHPVFTSMPLPDLAQRMDRPGVIYDFWNNFNSRDVDLPEGTAYVALGSHGAARYAHVA from the coding sequence ATGCTTCCCAAGACTTTTTCCGATCGTAACGTCTGCGTCCTCGGGCTCGGCTATGTCGGCCTGACGCTGGCGGTGGCGATGGCGGACGCCGGCTTCCAGGTGCATGGGGTCGAGGTGCGGCAGGACGTGCTCGACAAGCTCGGCCAGGGCAACCCGCACTTCCACGAACCGGGCCTGACGGAGAAGCTGCGCCACGTCATCTCGCGCGGCCGCTTCACCTTCAGCCGCAACCAGGACGATTGCAGCCAGGCCAGCGTCTTCATCATCACGGTCGGCACGCCGCTGAGCAAGGACGGCCGGGTCCGCACCGACATGATCGAGGCGGCGACCCGTCAGGTCGCCAGCTGCCTGCATGACGGCGACCTGGTCATCCTGCGCTCCACCGTGAAGCTGGGCACCACCCGCAACATCGTGGCGCCGATCCTGCGCGCCACCGGCAAGCAGTTCGACATCGCCTTCTGCCCCGAACGCACGCTGGAAGGCCAGGCGCTGCTGGAGTTGAACCAGCTGCCGCAGATCGTCGGGGCGGAGAGCATGGACGTCGCCACCCGCGCCGCCCAGATCTTCGGCTTCCTGACCCCGACCACCGTCAAGGTCTCCACCCTGGAGACGGCGGAGCTGATCAAGCTGGTCGACAACACCTACCGCGACGTCACCTTCGCCTTCTCCAACGAGATCGCCAAGCTGTGCAACGCCATGGAGATCTCGGCGGTCGAGGTGGCGCGCGCCGGCAAGCTGGGTTATCCGCGTACCAACCTGCCGCTGCCCGGCCCGGTCGGCGGTCCCTGCCTGGAGAAGGACCCCCACATCCTGATCGAGGCGGCGCGCGAGGTCGGCGTCGACATGGCGATCACCGCCGCCGGCCGTCTGGTCAACGAAAGCCAGCCGATCGAGGTTGCCGACTTCCTCGGCAAGCTCGCCAATTCGATGCAGGGCTTCCCGCAGGCGCCGACCATCAGCCTGATGGGCCTCGCCTTCAAGGGCCGGCCGGCGACCGACGACCTGCGCGGCACCATGGCCAAGCCGGTGCTGGAGGAGCTGCGCCAGCGCTTCCCCACCGCCCGCCTGCGCGGCTTCGACGCGGTGGTGCGGCCGGACGACATCCGCTCCTTCGGGCTGGAGCCGGCGGCCAACATGGCCGAGGCGGTGTCCGGCGCCAATCTGGCGGTGATCCTGAACAACCACCCGGTCTTCACCTCCATGCCGCTGCCGGATCTGGCCCAGCGGATGGACCGGCCGGGCGTGATCTACGACTTCTGGAACAACTTCAACAGCCGCGATGTCGACCTGCCGGAAGGCACCGCCTACGTGGCTCTCGGCAGCCATGGCGCCGCCCGCTACGCGCACGTGGCCTGA
- a CDS encoding flippase — translation MSAGHRIFRNIRALAAAKMATMASGLVTAAWTARVLGPDSFGVLGFGTSLMAYAALFVNMGLSTYAIREIARDREQAAELSEHVLTLRTVLAVVVGVLYAAFILSLDKPMEVKAVLLVQAVQLLGNALVLDFVYQATEKMGVIATREIGTSIGSMLLVFLLVRGPEDAITAAAITGGSITVNALVMIGRFRRDFGTLRPRVDLKVWREILTAATPMAVGVFAWAIFTHLDVVMLGFLAPHTEVGWYSAAVKIQTLANLVGNIVMNAFLPQLAAAYGELGPMRDRMRAYASVMLAVGGLVIAGGLALAPSILGTLFGDAYAPATLALRLLMLASAVVYANMILGNPLLVWHRQTGYMIAMLSGGALNALLNIWWIPRYGIEGAAMATFTAELAATVAIAWIHRQTVGELYGGIAAKALLCAGAAVAAALALDRFAAPLFDRMPALVDFVIGSVAMVAVYAAMAVLTGLVQLKRLRRLTSATA, via the coding sequence ATGTCCGCTGGACACCGCATCTTCCGGAACATCCGCGCCCTTGCCGCCGCCAAGATGGCGACGATGGCGAGCGGTCTGGTCACCGCCGCCTGGACCGCGCGGGTGCTGGGGCCGGACAGTTTCGGCGTGCTGGGCTTCGGCACCTCGCTGATGGCCTATGCGGCGCTGTTCGTGAACATGGGCCTGTCCACCTACGCCATCCGCGAGATCGCCCGCGATCGCGAGCAGGCGGCCGAGCTGTCGGAGCATGTGCTGACCCTGCGCACCGTCCTGGCTGTGGTGGTGGGCGTCCTCTATGCCGCCTTCATCCTTTCCCTGGATAAGCCAATGGAGGTGAAGGCGGTTCTTCTGGTACAGGCGGTCCAGCTGCTCGGGAACGCCCTGGTGCTCGACTTTGTTTATCAGGCGACCGAGAAGATGGGGGTGATCGCAACGCGCGAGATCGGCACCTCCATCGGCTCGATGCTTCTCGTCTTTCTGCTGGTGCGTGGGCCTGAGGACGCCATCACAGCAGCCGCCATCACCGGCGGATCGATCACCGTCAACGCGCTGGTGATGATCGGCCGGTTCCGCCGCGATTTCGGCACGCTGCGCCCGCGGGTCGACCTGAAGGTCTGGCGCGAGATCCTGACGGCGGCGACGCCGATGGCGGTCGGCGTCTTCGCCTGGGCGATCTTCACCCATCTGGACGTGGTGATGCTGGGCTTCCTGGCCCCGCACACCGAGGTCGGCTGGTACAGCGCGGCGGTGAAGATCCAGACCCTGGCCAATCTGGTCGGCAACATCGTGATGAACGCCTTCCTGCCGCAGCTGGCCGCTGCCTATGGCGAGTTGGGGCCGATGCGCGACCGGATGCGGGCCTATGCCTCCGTCATGCTGGCGGTCGGCGGGCTGGTCATCGCCGGCGGCCTCGCCCTGGCGCCGTCCATCCTGGGAACGCTGTTCGGCGATGCCTACGCCCCGGCGACCCTGGCGCTGCGGCTGCTGATGCTGGCCTCGGCTGTGGTCTACGCCAACATGATCCTGGGCAACCCGCTGCTCGTCTGGCACCGGCAGACCGGCTACATGATCGCCATGCTGTCGGGCGGCGCGCTGAACGCCCTGCTGAACATCTGGTGGATCCCGCGCTACGGCATCGAGGGGGCCGCGATGGCGACCTTCACCGCGGAACTGGCCGCCACGGTTGCCATCGCCTGGATCCACCGGCAGACGGTCGGCGAGCTGTATGGCGGGATCGCCGCGAAGGCGTTGCTGTGCGCCGGTGCCGCCGTCGCCGCGGCACTGGCACTCGACCGGTTCGCCGCCCCGCTGTTCGACCGGATGCCGGCGCTGGTGGATTTCGTCATCGGCAGCGTGGCGATGGTCGCGGTCTATGCGGCCATGGCGGTGCTGACGGGACTGGTACAGCTGAAACGGTTGCGCCGTCTGACCAGCGCCACGGCCTGA
- a CDS encoding glycosyltransferase family 4 protein yields the protein MKKPALVFSWEMFGPYHMDRLEAVGRRLGHVYDVIGLEVGSKSHTYAWDSTGSGQNFRKITLFPGQSKADLSTATVYRALLRECRRVDARYVFLCHYEDPDVFALALTMRLMGRKVINMNASKYDDKPRILWREMVKSVFYSPYQAGIGGSHRTVDYFRLLGLPKDRLYIGYDTLSLDRIRRLSGMEPAPGGVPFADRHFTIIARFVPKKNLFRAVEAYDIYRKLAGPAARPLHLCGSGPLEAELRAEVTRRGLDGSIIFRGFLQEKGIAETLGSTLCLLLPSLEEQFGLVVNEALAMGVPTILSDQCGARDVLIRSGLNGHIVEPDNPEGLARYMLSVAADEDEWRRLSLNGRPFQALADASFFAQSVEKAVVALGGPKAERSADTDYVSDYSADPEGGQHGRSTGAALTGS from the coding sequence ATGAAGAAGCCCGCGCTGGTCTTCAGCTGGGAGATGTTCGGCCCCTACCACATGGACCGGCTGGAAGCGGTCGGCCGCCGGCTGGGTCATGTCTATGACGTGATCGGGCTGGAGGTCGGGTCGAAATCGCACACCTACGCCTGGGATTCGACCGGATCGGGTCAGAATTTCCGCAAGATCACCCTGTTCCCCGGCCAGTCGAAGGCCGACCTGTCGACGGCCACGGTGTATCGCGCCCTGCTGCGCGAATGCCGGCGCGTCGACGCCCGCTATGTCTTCCTGTGCCATTACGAGGATCCGGACGTCTTCGCGCTCGCCCTGACCATGCGGCTGATGGGGCGCAAGGTCATCAACATGAACGCCTCCAAATACGACGACAAGCCGCGCATCCTGTGGCGGGAGATGGTCAAGAGCGTCTTCTACTCCCCCTATCAGGCGGGGATCGGCGGAAGTCACCGCACGGTGGATTACTTCCGCCTGTTGGGACTCCCGAAGGATCGGCTCTATATCGGGTATGACACGCTGTCGCTGGACCGCATCCGACGACTGTCCGGGATGGAGCCGGCTCCTGGGGGAGTACCCTTCGCCGACCGCCACTTCACCATCATCGCGCGCTTCGTCCCGAAGAAGAACTTGTTCCGGGCGGTCGAAGCCTACGACATTTACCGGAAGTTGGCCGGTCCGGCCGCCCGTCCGCTCCACCTCTGCGGCTCCGGTCCGCTGGAGGCGGAATTGCGGGCCGAGGTGACGCGGCGCGGGCTGGACGGGTCGATCATCTTCCGTGGCTTCCTGCAGGAGAAGGGGATCGCCGAGACGCTGGGATCGACGCTCTGCCTGCTTCTGCCGTCGCTGGAGGAGCAGTTCGGTCTGGTTGTGAACGAGGCTTTGGCCATGGGTGTGCCGACCATCCTGTCCGACCAGTGCGGCGCGCGCGACGTGCTGATCCGCAGCGGGCTGAACGGCCACATCGTGGAGCCGGACAACCCGGAGGGGCTGGCGCGCTACATGCTGTCGGTCGCGGCGGACGAGGACGAGTGGCGTCGCCTGAGCCTGAACGGCCGGCCCTTCCAGGCGTTGGCCGACGCCAGCTTCTTCGCCCAGTCGGTGGAGAAGGCCGTCGTGGCGCTGGGCGGCCCGAAGGCGGAGCGCAGCGCGGACACGGACTATGTGTCCGACTATTCCGCCGATCCGGAGGGTGGCCAGCATGGCCGGTCGACCGGAGCGGCATTGACCGGGAGTTGA
- a CDS encoding glycosyltransferase family 4 protein, which translates to MPDDSIHLRPPVFDRPASKASPGPQSLADVPVPEELLLVAQSYWPEPAGSAPMMTDLATAFAAAGAETTVLTARPNYPGNKVYDGYADGSQDSKTVDGVLVERLHTIPPAGGGMKARLIHEGVLHAGFAAARARGRVGRHSAVLSLCPSILSVGIADRFKAPGGRHVAIVHDIQSGLAGALGMGGKAAVKAIRAMERRALNRADAIVVLSEPMRGVLEELGVTRPIHVIPPHVDADAVYPLPRRDQPPTALYSGAFARKQGLEQVLDMAGHLAELMPNARIKLRGQGGLEEELKSRARAMGLSNVIFQPLAPKDQLNEAMAEGDVHLVPQRPEGAAFAMPGKAVTILAAGRPFVSTCLPGSALATLEAQVGAFLCTPPEEPRAMAEAVAALLSDPARATAMGRRGRAWVEANATRAVALDRYARLLLGEAA; encoded by the coding sequence ATGCCGGACGATTCCATCCATCTGCGGCCGCCGGTCTTCGACCGGCCGGCGTCCAAGGCATCACCGGGCCCGCAGTCCCTGGCGGACGTGCCCGTGCCGGAAGAGCTGCTGCTCGTGGCGCAGAGCTATTGGCCGGAACCGGCCGGCAGTGCGCCGATGATGACCGACCTCGCCACCGCCTTCGCGGCGGCCGGGGCCGAAACGACCGTGCTGACCGCGCGTCCCAACTATCCCGGCAACAAGGTCTATGACGGCTACGCCGACGGGTCGCAGGACAGCAAGACGGTGGACGGGGTGCTGGTCGAGCGGCTGCACACCATTCCGCCGGCCGGCGGCGGCATGAAGGCCCGGCTGATCCACGAAGGCGTGCTGCATGCCGGCTTCGCCGCCGCCCGTGCCCGCGGCCGGGTCGGGCGGCACAGCGCCGTGCTGTCGCTCTGCCCGTCGATCCTGTCGGTGGGCATCGCCGACCGCTTCAAGGCACCCGGCGGGCGCCACGTCGCCATCGTCCACGACATACAGTCCGGCCTTGCCGGCGCGCTGGGCATGGGCGGCAAGGCGGCTGTCAAGGCGATCCGCGCCATGGAGCGCCGGGCGCTGAACCGCGCCGACGCCATCGTCGTCCTGTCGGAACCGATGCGCGGCGTGCTGGAGGAGTTGGGCGTCACCCGGCCGATCCATGTGATCCCGCCCCATGTCGATGCCGACGCGGTCTATCCGCTGCCGCGCCGCGACCAGCCGCCGACGGCGCTGTACAGCGGTGCCTTCGCCCGCAAGCAGGGGCTGGAGCAGGTGCTGGACATGGCCGGTCATCTGGCGGAGCTGATGCCGAATGCGCGCATCAAGCTGCGCGGGCAGGGCGGCCTGGAGGAGGAGCTGAAATCGCGCGCCCGCGCCATGGGCCTCAGCAACGTGATCTTCCAGCCGCTGGCACCCAAGGACCAGTTGAACGAAGCGATGGCGGAGGGCGACGTCCATCTCGTGCCCCAGCGGCCGGAAGGGGCGGCCTTCGCCATGCCCGGCAAGGCGGTGACCATCCTCGCCGCCGGCCGGCCCTTCGTCAGCACCTGCCTGCCCGGATCGGCGCTCGCCACGCTGGAGGCGCAGGTCGGCGCCTTCCTGTGCACCCCGCCGGAGGAACCGCGCGCCATGGCCGAGGCGGTGGCGGCCCTGCTGTCGGACCCCGCCCGCGCCACCGCCATGGGACGCCGCGGCCGTGCCTGGGTGGAGGCGAACGCCACCCGTGCCGTGGCGCTCGACCGCTACGCCCGCCTTCTGTTGGGAGAGGCAGCATGA
- a CDS encoding NAD(P)-dependent oxidoreductase — protein sequence MKHYLVTGGSGFIGAALVHRLVRDGHRVRVLDDNSRGHTGRLAGVLDDVEFVQGDIRDAAAVRDAVRGVDGVLHLAAVNGTKHFYEKPEVVLDVGVRGMLNVLDACRADGVGDLVVASSSEAYQTPPMVPTPEEVPLVVPDVLNARYSYGGSKLISELLAINWGRSGFDRVAIFRPHNVYGPDMGWEHVVPEFSRRAVEAIASHPSGAVPFKIQGDGRQTRAFVHIDDAIDGIVTVIDKGEHLGIYHIGNPEEVTIADLARQTVACLGREAQVMPGPAAPGGTDRRSPDIAKLTALGFTPRIPLSAGLPGVVEWYAERARAELGRMGQAAE from the coding sequence ATGAAACACTATCTCGTCACCGGCGGCAGCGGCTTCATCGGCGCCGCCCTGGTCCACCGGCTGGTCCGTGACGGCCACCGCGTCCGTGTTCTGGACGACAACTCGCGCGGTCATACCGGGCGGCTGGCCGGCGTGCTGGACGATGTCGAATTCGTTCAGGGCGATATCCGCGACGCGGCCGCGGTGCGCGATGCGGTGCGCGGCGTCGACGGCGTGCTGCATCTGGCCGCCGTCAACGGCACCAAGCATTTCTACGAGAAGCCGGAGGTGGTTCTGGACGTCGGCGTGCGCGGCATGCTGAACGTGCTGGACGCCTGCCGCGCCGACGGCGTGGGCGACCTCGTCGTCGCCTCCTCCTCGGAGGCCTACCAGACCCCGCCGATGGTGCCGACGCCGGAGGAGGTGCCGCTGGTCGTGCCGGACGTGCTGAACGCCCGCTACAGCTACGGCGGCTCCAAGCTGATCTCGGAACTGCTGGCGATCAACTGGGGCCGCAGCGGCTTCGACCGCGTGGCGATCTTCCGCCCGCACAATGTCTACGGCCCCGACATGGGCTGGGAGCATGTGGTGCCGGAATTCTCCCGCCGGGCGGTGGAGGCCATCGCGAGCCACCCGAGTGGGGCGGTGCCCTTCAAGATCCAGGGTGACGGCCGTCAGACCCGCGCCTTCGTCCACATCGACGACGCCATCGACGGCATCGTGACGGTGATCGACAAGGGCGAGCATCTCGGCATCTACCACATCGGCAACCCGGAGGAGGTCACCATCGCCGACCTCGCCCGCCAGACGGTCGCCTGCCTCGGCCGCGAGGCCCAGGTGATGCCGGGTCCTGCCGCTCCCGGCGGTACCGACCGCCGCAGCCCCGACATCGCCAAGCTGACCGCGCTCGGCTTCACCCCGCGCATCCCGCTCTCCGCCGGCCTGCCCGGCGTGGTCGAGTGGTATGCCGAGCGTGCGCGGGCGGAGTTGGGGCGCATGGGGCAGGCGGCGGAGTAG